From Lolium perenne isolate Kyuss_39 chromosome 5, Kyuss_2.0, whole genome shotgun sequence, a single genomic window includes:
- the LOC127301785 gene encoding uncharacterized protein: MAGLAASAPPLAAGPSPLRLRNPAPVCGLMRPPLLKVAKPQSFVRLRFAPASRRIFTAASSSGSGRQGLRTSQYQFDDDEPLWLAVVREFAAGLRSLLAFLADQPRQLKHLEWPSFQNTLRTATLTLILVAVFIVALSSVDAALSYILSWLLRKSA, from the exons ATGGCCGGATTGGCCGCGAGCGCGCCGCCTCTCGCCGCAG GCCCGTCTCCGCTTCGGTTGCGCAATCCAGCTCCCGTCTGCGGCCTAATGAGACCTCCGCTGCTCAAG GTTGCCAAGCCGCAATCCTTTGTTCGTCTCCGATTCGCTCCGGCCAGCCGGCGAATATTTACGGCTGCGTCGTCCAGTGGCAGTGGGCGTCAGGGGCTTCGGACCAGCCAATACCAGTTTGATGACGACGAGCCGCTCTGGCTGGCGGTGGTCAGAGAATTCGCTGC GGGTTTGAGGAGCTTGTTGGCTTTTTTGGCTGATCAGCCCAGACAGTTGAAGCACCTGGAGTGGCCGAGTTTTCAGAACACG TTGAGGACGGCTACACTCACTCTCATACTTGTTGCGGTGTTCATTGTCGCGTTGTCTTCTGTGGATGCTGCCCTTTCCTACATTTTATCATGGCTACTTCGGAAATCTGCATAG